A segment of the Bactrocera neohumeralis isolate Rockhampton chromosome 3, APGP_CSIRO_Bneo_wtdbg2-racon-allhic-juicebox.fasta_v2, whole genome shotgun sequence genome:
TAGGGTTCATTCTTGATGTTCCTGCTTGTGGATTTGCAAGCATTTGAAAATGATAATATGGTTCTCCTCCGTATAATAGAAAAGACTGCGCCGCCCACAATGCCAGATCTGTGTTACGATACTGATCTGAACAAGCTATAAGTAATGCGGTTGTGCACGCCTCACACTCCGtttgtatttggaaaaaagttttaacagCTTCATTGTGAGGGCCATTGTATGCCGTCAACAACTGCTGGAGTATGTCGACAGGCTTTAATAAGGCGATAATATGAGCACCTTGGTTTGTCAGCAACACCacttttttaggttttttcGCTTTGCGTAAAACTGAAGTTATAGTTGACTCACATTTGTCTCGAACTTCAGATAAGCTCCATACTATACCGTCTAAATTAAGCATTGCCGTTGCTTCCGCCAGGTATGGTCGACTAAGAAATGGTGCTGAACTTATAGACCATAAGTGATCCTGATCCTGCTGAGACGTTGATACTAACAGTAGTGTTCCTTCGCTGTAATATGCCGAATGAACTTGCTTTGGCTTATTAAAAGTAGTGTTCGGTGTGTATCCAGGTGGTAGACGGAcatgatataaatataaacccTGTGGTTTACTGCAATCTTGTGTCGTCTGCGGCGATGCTCCACCGGGAGATCCAGGGTTTTGATAATTAGTGGATGTCTGTATCTGTATAGTTTGAGAAAGTTGTGTTTGCTGCAGTTGCGATTGTTGGTTAGGGTTATGTGATGAACTTAATGGCCTTGCAGCAAAAAATAATCGTACACCACACTGCGTAATAgcaagtaaatttaaattttgactaTCATCGCTTGATAAGGgacaaattgattttattttggcAAATATTGAATTATCAACAGTTTTTAATATGCTGCTGGCGCGCTGTGTAATTTCATTTTGTGATATCCTCGCAAAACGACGCATACTACCACAATCCGTACCCATATTCCACGCCTCTATAGATCCTTTTTCTGTTAGCGTATATAGTAGTTGCCGATTATCATCGATCACGATTTTAACTATGGGATCATTCTCCGCAAAAAGTTTAAGAAAACTTGGGACCATTGCTGATACCATACTCTGAGAATGATTTACTTTTTTACAGCGCTTTCCGAACCAACTCGAATCAGCATGATAATCGATTTCATAAAGGCAACCGTCTCGACCACCGAGGAAAATTCGTCCATTTTGACTGCATTGAACAACATTAATAGCAACATTAtctgaatttaaaataaatattggtttATTCATAAGCTGCATTTCTTCAAAAGTGGTAGTGCTTTGCATGTTTCGCATTGGAGAAGAAATAATTTTGGTGGTATCCGCAAATGTAACGCccaaaacaataatttcaattGGAGTCGTcaaaattaataagtatttCACATCGTTTATGAACACTCCGGGTTTAGGCTTTGCCAAACCTACACTAACAATTAAATGATTCAGTCCATCATAATAAGCAACATCTCGCGCTTGTTCATATGtccaaatataaatttctgagtCAATCGTTAGCCACGCTCTTCCGATTTCCGGAAACAATCCCATCATACAATGACATTTTATATGTTTGAAATGTTCTAAAATTTCAGAAGGAATAGGAATTTTATTGACTGTATGTACTTGCATCGCCGATTTAGGGCCCACTGATAAACtcgaaatattttgataatcaTAATCATTTAATCCGCTAGCTGTTGCGAAACCGTGCTGTGCTACTCCTGTAAGATTTATTTTAACATCCAGCAAACCCGGAGACGAACTATCTCTGATATCCATTCGCTCCAATATATTCCCAGCCATATCCAAGAAATCTATTGGACTAATTGACGGCAttttatctttaatattttaaaagattaatGAAACACATTAATGTATcgaatatatacacatatattttagtaatttaagcCTTACCTACTATAATTTGTCATAAACTAAATGAATATATGTCTGGTAAGTCGGATTTCTCCCGCGTGCAATTATTGTTACGAAAGGTGTAAATTTTCTTGTCAGATCCGTAATGCTTCTTCGAAAAGTTTCgctttaataacaaatatttagacAGATGTTATCACTAAAAATATATCCTCaacacaattaattaaaatcactTTCTTGTATTTATATCGGCCAAACATTCGCACATTCGTTTTGCCGCGAATCGCACAAAATATCTCCACACCGGCGAAAATTTTAAGCGAGACCTAATAATACCAAGGTTGCTTTCATATTTatctattgtgaatgatctGTTGCAAAACCTACAGTTGCGAGTAATACTAATTATAACTTAGAGCaagatatttatttctattttaagtccttcttaatattttaagtagaaTAAATACCTTTTGTTTTCTGAAAAACttgaatatttgatattttaatgattttatgtcaaaaaggtgttaatacaaaagttttagaTCGTTTTATTACCTACAACTTTGCCATATAACTTTTGTCTATAGTACTCGTAGTTTGTCCTGAAATTGAGTTACTGCGcttttaacccttaaaaattcaaccacgtCTTTACCCTTTCTCTTCCCGAAGTCACATTGTCCGCATCGCATCATCCTTTAATTTCTGTTACtttatctttcgtttccaaTGGGGTTCATCCGACAAtaacttattttgtttttaaaaattatctattcTGGACTACTCGTTAAAATAAGTAGCTTCTTGAATTTGGAACCTTATTTTTAGGCATAAACTGAAATTCAGGTGGcgttaaaaaaattggaaataacaAACACACTGATGTAACAagctaaaatttataattcatttacaAACCTGATGATCATAcaacaatgtacatacatacatactatatgttcTTTTATCAGAATCGATAAAGTTGGTCGGGTAGAATATTAGCCAATGCCACTGCGaatgaaatttcttaaaataaagaatccaaacatataagtacatttaattttctgaaatcGTAATTTATTCGAGTTTTctgcaataaatattaaaactaatttttattgttgtcgaATTCATGGTAattgtgtacatatgttatttgtATATAGTTTGCTGATTTCAAACAGTTCTGCACGAACATATCTaggtataataaaaaatttatgtttatttataagtGAGTGCGACTTATTCTTTCTTATGACCATAAGTCATATTCATAATCAGCATATtcatatgaaattttgttttcgtgctatatgcaatttttaaatcatttccacttcaattgattttttgtgATGTATGCATACAATATTCTTATTGTATTTAATGATTgcattttgtaaacaaaaaaaatttaattccgtTTGGtttcaaatgcaaaacaaatatcttcttttttttttaatacctcatccaacaaaaatatttaattataaaattttacctttatttagaattaagttaattaaagtttttaacgaaaatattgaaaatttacaattcttcctaatttttttcatacgATTCTTTTAGCAATCGGTCCTTAAGCAGAAATACACTAGAAATTTTCCGCTATTTATTCACtggacatcaaatatttgttatCACTACCATCTTACATTTGATTCTGCCTTATAAGGTTGCATATCTCTCACGACTGCCAAATCTTAATACTTTAacaatcaagttttttttttatttatttctttgtcaTAATTTTTAAGTACTCCAATGCATTTTGTGCAGCCTGCTTCTGTGCATCAGCTGCTGTTGGGCCAGAACCATGGCATACACCGACCGGCAAAGTTGAAAGCTGAACCAAACATTGGCATTGGTCTGTAAAGGTTTTCTCCTCTATATCAACGTAAGTAACTTCAAATTGATTCTCATTGGCGATTTCGgacaataatttaacataatcaATTTTTGGACCTTTTAAACACGTTTtctgcaaatatataaaaagaaatgaagCGTATTAAATATTGTTTGACTTAACATtaaacatatgcatacatatatgatgtaAAATAATCctaaaactttcaaaacttttttgtcTGAATATCCAATTCTTTATATGTAGAACAATTTTTGTAAgcctaaaatttaatataaattaagcaTCATACAAAACAACCGAAAAAAGTTTACTTCTGTTAacattgtatttatgtatacacctcataaatacaaattattcaatacaagaacttgattgtgCATGCGCattcttttttttgtgcaatttgtatttgattttattatgttttatctCTAATGATCGGAAATTAAACTGTTTTTAATATATGATATGTAAAAACTACTCTTTTAATTTCAGTTTCTTGCAAGAAATTTCTTTACCATTACATCAAAAATAACTCCTGTTGAGCTTATAACATGGCGAATATTAGTATCTAATGCACACTCATTTACAGTTACATACGTAGATATACAgtatactataaaaaatattgtttaaatgaTTCATTGTAATAGGCGAACAAATTATCATAGCTCTTTTCTCCAAATAATGCAACAATATAACGTTTATGTAAGCATCTCACCTGcaacttcaataatttttttccggtagcatttttaagtgttttatgAAACTGTGAGACCTTATTACTATGCTGGCTCGTTAATGTAGGCACAGTGATATCTTTCAAATCACCATAATAATTAGAACAGTTACGATTCTGTAACGAGAAAGCGAAATCACAAGTCATGGAtcaattgttgtaatttttactgTTTAAACATACGCCAAATAGTTTgggatatatatatttgtgggTTAACAGTAGTCGGACATAAACCGGTCTTTCCGATTACTTACACCCGACTATTAAGAGCACAACTctcaagaattttttaaatgtttgaagAAAGTATCAGCATTTGAATACTTTAAGAATTAGTATCTTTTTACAAATTCCATATGGTGACTTGAAATGTATCGAcgaattattgaattttgtatAGGTACTTATCAAATTTGACATATCACAGGAATTATCACTTACATCTCCATCCAGATCGACACGCATTGCTTCCGATATCTGATTGTTGTCCAATGGGTTTTCTTGTAAGCGCGTCCACATTTTATGAGCTGCTAGACGTTTGGCAATTTTCTTACTTTTGCCTTTTCCAACTTCACGATAATTAAGAATAGAACAGGCAATTGTAAATAGTCGTTCATGTGGTAAACCGACTTCAGTTTCTGTCTCATAAGTTGGTGGTGGCCAGCGACGAGACATACACATCTCCTGCAACCATCCAATTGGGTTTCCAACTATTTTATCGGCGCCACTATAAAAATGGAATTGCCATAAATACAAATACGCCTTTCATCTATTTCTAATAGGATCTGTATACGTACTCGCCACTGCCAACTGCATTTGCGTTGGCTTCGTTGGCTACATTTGTAGCAGTAATACCACCAGTTGCTGCACCAATTCCAACACCAGCACAAGTTTGGGCTGCGTCAGGTAGCTGTACTCCAGTTAACTTATCAATTAATGCACGTGCAGCTGAATGTTTAGCCTCTTTCTTGGAGCGTCCCGCGCCCATTGCTGTAAACGGCACATCCTTGTCGTTAAAAGCGACACGATAACGAAATGTGGGCTCATGAATGGCGCCCTCGATTTGCACCAACTCATAGTTAGGAGTTATTCCTCGGCGACTCAAGAGCTCTTGCAAAATGGAAACCGGTGTTTTCATAGCCAGTCCATTGCTATCGGTCTGAAAGTGGAAAATCCTTGTTATATCCATAAGGCAAAATGtaaatagtattaaaaaaaaatgtatatattagttaaaatttaatacgcAATATGGTTAGtagaatcaaatattttttcaagaactTATTGTCAATAAAAAGGATATGACAAAAACTCCTTcgtttatgaatatttttaaatacttaattcgcctgaaaacttttttcattttgaaaaaattatattaataacacCTATAGTTTTAAATTGTCCTTACCAATCTTAACTCCTCAATAGCTAATTTGCTGGTTGTGGCAGTTAAATCTGCCATTTTATCCTTTTTAGACTTCATGGGTCTTGATGCCAGCTCAATTTTTGGAGTTTGCATATGACCGTTTGTAATGTTATCCAAACTGGTAAGCACGGACGGTCCAAGATCATCATACTGACGTCGTGGTGCAAATCCAGTCCGTTGTTGG
Coding sequences within it:
- the LOC126752432 gene encoding interferon-inducible double-stranded RNA-dependent protein kinase activator A homolog isoform X1 produces the protein MDNIQGNEHQPQQRTGFAPRRQYDDLGPSVLTSLDNITNGHMQTPKIELASRPMKSKKDKMADLTATTSKLAIEELRLTDSNGLAMKTPVSILQELLSRRGITPNYELVQIEGAIHEPTFRYRVAFNDKDVPFTAMGAGRSKKEAKHSAARALIDKLTGVQLPDAAQTCAGVGIGAATGGITATNVANEANANAVGSGDGADKIVGNPIGWLQEMCMSRRWPPPTYETETEVGLPHERLFTIACSILNYREVGKGKSKKIAKRLAAHKMWTRLQENPLDNNQISEAMRVDLDGDNRNCSNYYGDLKDITVPTLTSQHSNKVSQFHKTLKNATGKKLLKLQKTCLKGPKIDYVKLLSEIANENQFEVTYVDIEEKTFTDQCQCLVQLSTLPVGVCHGSGPTAADAQKQAAQNALEYLKIMTKK
- the LOC126752432 gene encoding interferon-inducible double-stranded RNA-dependent protein kinase activator A homolog isoform X2, whose product is MDNIQGNEHQPQQRTGFAPRRQYDDLGPSVLTSLDNITNGHMQTPKIELASRPMKSKKDKMADLTATTSKLAIEELRLTDSNGLAMKTPVSILQELLSRRGITPNYELVQIEGAIHEPTFRYRVAFNDKDVPFTAMGAGRSKKEAKHSAARALIDKLTGVQLPDAAQTCAGVGIGAATGGITATNVANEANANAVGSGDGADKIVGNPIGWLQEMCMSRRWPPPTYETETEVGLPHERLFTIACSILNYREVGKGKSKKIAKRLAAHKMWTRLQENPLDNNQISEAMRVDLDGDKTCLKGPKIDYVKLLSEIANENQFEVTYVDIEEKTFTDQCQCLVQLSTLPVGVCHGSGPTAADAQKQAAQNALEYLKIMTKK